The Mercenaria mercenaria strain notata chromosome 6, MADL_Memer_1, whole genome shotgun sequence genome contains the following window.
ttaattgataagatactaattttgattgctcagtcatgttgagtaatgacctggccaattaaattataactcttgtagcaaagcatttctcagtataacataattattcaaaacttaataagagaaattacaagttcgtttattcaatgattatgataatttttatcaaaagtaacaaaataaaaacaaacaaaaaagaagataattgctggattttattagaaattaaagaagcgttcagttgcatttttaatagataaagaaggtatatagacagaaggatgttatatattaaaaatgcttaattcctcttgtgttgtcaaaataatgttaactttcttttatgtataataaaatccagcaataaagatatatcattgttcaaaatacacaagaatttattacttctaaaagctacgtatgtgcctgaatgcatttttttttatatttttgataataaaaaacagcaataatgaatgagatgtaattgttaaaaaacttactttattaaaaatatgataaaacactgttgtatcttatcactttgtttatttagccctaattcaatcaagctttctaaactcgttataaaggtgagaactgatttgctataaaggtgagaaatatcacctgcaatttatttactgcacagtagctatacagtagcttattatgataaacagaagcaagtctaccaatggtcctgacttgtgtattggcccttatcgccaatacgcagaccttatcatctccataggccacataccaggcataccagaatcagtgtctttaaaccaTTATGTAGCCAGACAATTTGAGTTTTAGGATGTTTTCTTTTGGgcatttaataatttataactttATCGTGACAATCATGAGTTCTAACTGACAAGTCAGAGAAGTTACTGCAATGTGCATTTTCTAGTATCTGCCAGTTTCCATAAATTTGggtaaaacaaagtatttttacaATTACAGTacatagtgactttagaaataaatatcacattatgaagaaataaaattcgatttttgactgcacatgccaCAGAAGATGCTACACACtacaaaattttgaagtttcattgaaatatatgaattttaaaattctttgatTTGAGTTTAAGGTTTTGatattttacacagggagtctatgataaagtctgagtaaaatgtaatcattacccaagtgaaatgagtgtcattccgcaatgtttctgacatgttaaaattatgaatattataATGTTACCTGTTTCAGAATTATATCACAGCTATGTGTAACCCTACAGAGAAAAGGCAAGTACAGTTTCCAACCTCATCATGCACAGAATTAACTGATCCATCAACTTTAGAATACATTGAAAAAACTACCAATGCATTTATAAGACCATTAAAGAAAATTGCTCAGTTTGAAATAACTGGGACAGATCTTGCTGTGACTTTAGCCTTGTCACAGATTGAGGAATTAGCAGGATCTGCAGTTGTTGGTGCGGATTGTGATCAGTTTGATGATGAAACAGATGGACAAGATGAAGGTGTGATCACAATTTCTCCAAATACCCATAATGCTTCATCCAGACTTTCCTCGGTATTAGAGAGAGCTCTATCAGCTAACAGTGATGGCATCTGTTCTTTTGATGACTATCGTAAAACAACACCAGCTGTTCAGAGAGTACTTGTAAATTGTCTACAAGATGATGATCAAGATGATATTGATGATGACTTACTTTTTGCTGATGGCAAAAAGGACACATCTTTGAAAGGTTCTAAAATAATGATGTTTTATGAAGGTGATACTCAAGAGACTAGTAAAGCGACAGATGTTGATAAAGAACAGACAGAACAAACTTCTCCAGGAGCAACAGCATTTGCGGACAAAATGACAGAATTAAACATAAATCCACCTGTAACCCCTTTATTAACTAAACAGCAAGAGTATCTGCGCAGCTTTGGTACATCTGTAGGCTTTCAGGAAGCCGAGGTAACTAAAGCTTTACAGTTTGTTGATGAGAAAACACGGCCCTCTGATTTTCTTGATCTGTTGAATTCCCTGCAAGAAGCTGATGTATCACATGAAAATGACAGTGGAGATGATGTAGTAATTTTAGAAACTGAAACTGTTGATCTTGTTACTGATGAAAGAACAGTTGTTGATGAAACGTTGAAAGTAAAAGATGATGGCAAAGTATCAGATCAGAATAAGAAAATTAATGCAGGTAGACCACCAGAAGAGCAGTATCAGTCCTCACTACCTGACGGGTATAAGGAAAGGTTATTGAGAGATTTCTTTACTGAAGATGAACATTGTTCAGTTGATGAACTGAAAAAACGAAATGCAGAGAGACAAAAACTGTTAcgtcaaaattttgaaagtcaGCAGGGAACTCCGACCAAACAACCAAATGCTCAAGGGCAGACAGGGAAAAAACAGAATAAAGGGAAAAATAAAcgtaagaaaaataaacagcaGCAGCAAAGTATTGAGATCAAGACTGATAGGACGGATTTGCATGATAAACAGTTTCGGTTAGACTCGggtgaaaatgataataaaacctATTCAAATGATGATGAACAAACATGTGTTTTAAGGGTTTGGAGTAAGGATCAGGGACAGACTGAACCAGGTGGTGGTAAATCTACTGATGAACCATTTCAGACAACACCTAAACGTAAAAATTGCAAAGGCAGGAATAACCAGTCACAATGGCCTCAACTTGCTTCAGGAAATAATAATCAAAGACAAAATTCACCAAATCGTGCTTTTGGGGCACAGAGTGGAACACAATGGTCGGGACCTGTGGGCAGGGGCAATTTTAGAAAACCTACGCAAGTTGTAACACCTGTGAATGCTCCACTTGGAGGAT
Protein-coding sequences here:
- the LOC123548518 gene encoding NEDD4-binding protein 1-like — encoded protein: MAASRYVQKFTRKPKSQVKDEFFISTDDVIQVTQFKDKIENMHQIQISFENKTEEGQWLILQGEPVDRRNAKNYITAMCNPTEKRQVQFPTSSCTELTDPSTLEYIEKTTNAFIRPLKKIAQFEITGTDLAVTLALSQIEELAGSAVVGADCDQFDDETDGQDEGVITISPNTHNASSRLSSVLERALSANSDGICSFDDYRKTTPAVQRVLVNCLQDDDQDDIDDDLLFADGKKDTSLKGSKIMMFYEGDTQETSKATDVDKEQTEQTSPGATAFADKMTELNINPPVTPLLTKQQEYLRSFGTSVGFQEAEVTKALQFVDEKTRPSDFLDLLNSLQEADVSHENDSGDDVVILETETVDLVTDERTVVDETLKVKDDGKVSDQNKKINAGRPPEEQYQSSLPDGYKERLLRDFFTEDEHCSVDELKKRNAERQKLLRQNFESQQGTPTKQPNAQGQTGKKQNKGKNKRKKNKQQQQSIEIKTDRTDLHDKQFRLDSGENDNKTYSNDDEQTCVLRVWSKDQGQTEPGGGKSTDEPFQTTPKRKNCKGRNNQSQWPQLASGNNNQRQNSPNRAFGAQSGTQWSGPVGRGNFRKPTQVVTPVNAPLGGYNKMAPQGQSRTVGAELRYIIIDGSNVAMTHGNGKHFSCKGIKLCVDYFRQRGHDKITVFVPLWRQYQPSETNMILDQNILSELKEEDVLVFTPSRRIGRKLVVAYDDRFVLELAEAEDGIIVSNDQYRDLMTEKAGWRKLIEERLLMYSFVRDRFMPPNDPLGRDGPCLDDFLTVFKQQVPGIPRQKQGYNYHQQQQHYQQQQQNYQQQYPQPSGHGHFPQGQGQLPQGQGHLPQGQGYYQQGQGNFQQGQGHFPHGKGNFAKAVNQNVHNSENNQPYQKQGSSAKNKTPVQKQLDAHQFDEADSSTQGTKQVKGQWKNTQKGQQGSFRGKVQGIPRTDEETEDLFKELRTIFPDDDQEEKVRNVLANHDRERDLTKLTNYLMSVLF